Within Protaetiibacter intestinalis, the genomic segment GACACCCCTCCCGCTGGTTGAGTGCCGCCGAAGGCGGTGTATCGAAACCAGCGAAGGCGCCCCTCAACGGGGCGCCTTCGCTCCGTGAGGCCTCCCGCCCCCTCACCGCACGTACAGGATCGCCAACCCCACCCCGTTGAACACGACGTGCGCCACGATTCCCGGCCCCAGCCGCCGCGTGAGCGCCGCGAGCAGCCCGAACACGAGCCCGCTGATCCCGGTGACGATCGCCACGGTGCCCCACAGCGTCGGCGCACTGGTCGCCAGGTGCAGCAGCACGAACAGCGGCGTGCTGACGAGCACCGACACGATGACGCGCGCCGGCCTCCGCCCGGGCACGAGCCCAGATACGGAGCGCTGCAGCAGCCCGCGGAAGAACAGCTCTTCGACGAACGGCGCGGCGAGCCCGGTGCCCACGATGATCACGACGAGCAGCGGCACTTCCGGCAGCGCGGCCGTGGTCCCGTCGAGCGTCGCTCCGGGGCTCGACGGCGCGATCGCTTCGACCCCGAACCGCAGCACGAGGCCGACGAGCAGCCCGATGCCGAGGTCGATGAGTCGGATGCGCAGCCCGACATCGGTGCGCGCGTCGCCGTCGCCGTAGCGCCGACCGGCCCAGTACACGCCGATCACGAGCGGTGCCCACAGCGCGAGGAACACGATCGCCTGCAGGAGCGCCACCGGCAGCGACAGCGCGATGATGCGGGGCACCGCGAGCAGCGCGACGAGCAGGCTGATCAGGTAGACGACGGATGCGACGGTGAGCGCCCCGAGCGGGTCGCGGTAGTGGGACTTGCGTCGGGGCGGGTGGCGTTGCACATCGGCCATGCCGCAACGCTACCGATACGACAACGGCCCCGTCTCGCGACGGGGCCGTTGTCGTGAAGTACTGGGCGTCAGCGCTGCTCGACGACCTTGCGGGTGCGGCGCGAGGCCGACACCGCGATGAGGGCGAGCACACCGAGTCCGACGGCTCCGACGCCACCCCAGATGAGCCACGCGGGAACGTCGGCACCGGTCGCGGCGATCGACACCGCGAAGGTGGTGGTGGCGCTGCCGCTTTCGGCGCTCGCGACGAGCGTGTAGGTGCCGGTGGCGTTCGCCGGCAGGGTGACGCTGACGGAGGCTGCACCAGCACCACTGGCGGGCTTGGTGACGGGCGCCGAGTTGTCGACCACGGCGAGCACGCCGGATGCGGCGAGGGTAGCTCCGGAGGCGTTCTCACCCGTGAGCGTGAAGGTGACGGACTCCTGCGGCAAGAAGCCATCGAAGCCGAAGCTGGCGGAGCCGCCGGGTGCAACGGTGGCCGGGCCAGCAGCGCCGTCGGTGGCCGGGTACGGGTCGGCGATGGCTGCGGATGCAGCGCCGCCGATGGTGAGCGCGAATGCCGCGGCGAGCGCGGTGATGGTCTTCTTAACGTTCATGATCCTCGCGCCTGAGCGCGCCTCCCTTGGGTGCGTTACCACGACCGGATCCCCTGTCCGGCCGCGCGGGTACTCCTGAATGATACACACGTCCTAACAGACGAGCGAGCGATGCCTTGTTTCGGTCTGGTTAAGAGTCGGTGTCACGTCAACGGTGAGCGGACCCTTCTCGCCCGCGACCCCCGCGAACTCGACGGTGTAGGTGGCGCTCTCCCCCGGCGCGAGCAGCGTCGACACCTGGAATACGGGTCGCCCCCGGTCGATCGCCCCGGTGCCGATCGCCTCTTCGCCGTCGAGGGTGGCACCCTGCACGATCGCCCCGACGGGCCCGTAGATGGCGATGAGTGTCTTCACCTTGCCGGGCTCGATGCCGAAGTCACCACCCCCGGTGACGTAGTCGGGCAGCGAGGTGGCCGCATCCGCCGGTGCGTTGTTGGTGAAGGTGACGGTGGCCCGGTAGGTGGGGATGCCGTCAGCCCGGCACACGCCGCCCGCCACGTCGACCTCGAGGTCGGTGTAGTAGTTCATCTTGGCACCGGTGCCGTCGTTGAGGTACACGCCGAGCTCGGGGCCGTCGCTGTTGTCGGAGGGCAGGATGCCCGAGAGCGTGGTGCCGGCCACGTACTGCTGGTCTTCCTCGCGCGCGTTCCAAATGCGGATGCGTCGTTCTTCACCGCCCCTGACGAGCGCTTCCACGAGTGCCTTCGGTTCGACGTCGGGACCTGTGACGGCCGAGAACACCGCCTGGGCGGCGGCGGCGAAGAAAGCGTCCTGGTCAGCGGGATCCGGATAGCGCGCGTACGTCTCGCTCAGCAGCACCGCGACCGCGTTCTCGCTTGTCAGGAGGACCTCCCCCACCTGCACCGGCCCGGTCGCTTCGAGCAGGTAGGAAAGCAGCACGGGATCGACGGCGACGACGGCGTCGATGGTGCCACCGATACGCTGCTGCCACATCGCCTGGGCAAGTTGGCCGGTAGTGTCGAACCAAGGGGTGAGATTGACGTCTTGAATGTACTCTCCGGCAATGTCGCCGAAGAGGCTGCGAGTGGGATCATCGAGCGGCAGCACAGGGCTGTCGAAATGTGCACCGAAGTCGCGACTAGACGCTTGACCCGCCAGGTCGACCTTTCCCCCCGAGGCCGTGATCAGCGCGAGCGCACCGCTGACTCCCCCTGCGGCACGCAACTCCGCGTTGTTCTGGACAAGAACGAGGGTGCTACGCGGGCCGTCTTCCCCCAGCATGATAGGCAGCAGATGCGAGGTGCGGTAAAGGGAATCGACCGAAGAAGTGGCCTCGTCAATGAGCCCGAGCAGCTTCTCAACTGAGTCGCGCACCGGACCAATCGTTGTATCGACGTCAATCCCCGCTGCGCTCGTGGCCGCTGCGGACATCGCGTCATTGGCCTCCGCGAGTTCGGGCTGCATGGCAATTATTGGAGACAGGTCGATCGCACCGTCCACAACGGCGAATGAATCTGGTTCGAAGTTGGCGGCCGCCCTGACCAACGGATTCACACCTTCGTCGGCCAAAAGGCGCGCAACCTCGGATACCTGCCTAACAGCGGTCAGATTCGGCCCCACCCACGGAACATGCTCGGTAAGGTTCCAAATTGGATCATGGGTGATTTCAAACGCAGCGTCCGTACGTTGCCTTAGTGCAGCGACAAGCTCGGCGGGGCTTCCGTCGTGTGCTCCGAGTAGCGTGTCCCGCAGTTCACGAGTGATCGGTTCGGCAGCGGTGAGTTGCTCCCGGACTATGAGTCCCCGAGCGACAATCCACCCGCTCCAAAGTAGCAAGATTGAGATCCCCCCCAAGATCACCAATCGAACCCACGCGGATCTGCGCCGAACTCGGTGTGAGGCTGCCATATTGACCATTCGGGCGACGCGCGGGAGAAACAGCAGGGCAGGCTGCCCTGACACACGAGGCTACCCGACACGGAACGTCACCAGCCCCCATCGAGTGCCGTGTAGCCTGCTCACGGCGAGTCGCGTTGGCTCAAGGCTGCGCGCCAGCCCTAGGCACCACACTCCGGAACAACCAGGAACACTTAGATGCGTCTCCCCGACTTGGCTCGAGCGTCCGAGATTGGTGCCCGCTTCGGGACTCGTGCAAGCATCGCGTTTGTCGTGAACACCGATCGGTTCTTTCTCACCCATAGAGCGTCTTGGGCGCGTGCAATCAGCGCCGCGGGTGGTTCTGTGACCGTGATCGCAGCGGACACCGGCTTTGCGGACAGAATTCGAGAGCTCGGGTTCGAATTCATTCCTGTGGAGATGGGTCGCGAATCCGTCTCTCCCTTAAGGGCATCCCAAGTCGCATGGAGGCTCTTCCAGACGCTGAACAAGGGAGCGTACGACACCGTCTTCCTGGTGGCTACTGCTGCCTACACTCTCGGTTGGTTCGCAAGCCTCACGATGCCGTCTACTCGATTCATCCGAGTGATCACTGGCGCCGGAAGAGCGCTCGACGGCCGATCGACGCTTGCCTCACTGATCGTTGGATCGCAACTTCGGTTCTCGGCCCGGCGCCGGAATGTGTATTCGATCTTCCAGCTCGAACAAGATCTTGACCGTTTCTTGACGCGGAAGATGGCGGTCGAGCCACGATCCTCTGTAATACCTGGGACAGGCATCGACACCAGATTGTGGAACCCCGCACCCGCACAACGAGACCCCAGTCGGCCACAGATCCTGTTCGCTTCACGGCTGTTTGCCGAGAAGGGCATCGGAACATACCTGGCTGTCGCACGCGCTCTCGCGGACAAGGCCGAGTTCTTGGTTGCTGGGGCACCAGATCTGGGAGTTTCGACGAGCGTCCGGCCAGAAGATATTGCGGAATGGACAGGAGTAGTGACCTATCTTGGGCAATCCGACGACATGTTGGGGCTGCTCCAATCCGCAGACGTCCTGCTTTTCCCCAGCACACACCCCGAGGGAACACCGCGAGTCTTGATCGAGGCCGCGGCGTGTGGGGTCGCGATCGTCGCCAACGATCAACCCGGCAGCCGCGCCGTCGTTGGCGACTCTGCAATCTTCATCGACGGAGTCGATGAAGATGATTGGATCCGTGCAACTCACGAGGTCCTCGAACACCGCGAACTACGGCACTCTCTCGGCCGATCGGCGCGCCAGTACGTCGTTGAGCATTTCGATCTCGCACAGACACTCACGTCCGTTCTGGAGATCGCAGGAGTACCACTAGCAAGGAAAGCCCCCCAATGAGCACCCTGGCAGTCATACCGACACTTGTTGCGCCCGACGGACTCCGCGGTCTAGTCCGATCGCTGGAAGCGTCAGGCGCGAAAGTACGTGTAGTGGCAAACAGCGCTCGAGCAGCCACCCGACTGCTCGAATGGCAGGTCCCTCACATGGACCTTCAGTTGAATCTTGGATTCGGGGGGTCTGTGCGCGCAGTCGTTGCAGAGGAGAACGATTGGGACTCGCTGATTATCGCCAACGACGACCTTGTGGTGGAGGAGTCCCGCTTTTCATCCAGTATGACGGCACTTTCACGCAACTCAGGGGTCAGATACTTGTGCCCCGAGCCTCCTCGCGCACTTCCGGGACTCATCGAGGTTTTCCTCAACTTGTCACTGCTGGGCCGGCTCCTTGGGCGGCTTGGAGCTCGTCGACCCGTGACAGGCATGCAGTATCGATCTTTTTCGATGGTCGAGATCTCGCGAAGCTGCTGGGACGACGTCGGCGGGCTCGACCCAGATATACCATTCACCTTCGAGGATGCGGACTTCATCCGACGGGCAACGCAATTAGGGTACGCCGCGGTCGCCTCACCCGATCTTGCGATAGCTCATAGGCATTCCGAGGCGAGTGCGCAGTACATTCGAGAAGTTCTGCCCGTATCCGCTTGGTCCGCGGTCGCATACTTGGACAAGTGGCGCGGAAAGAGTTCGGCCAACTTGTTGACCGTCCGTGCGGCGTTGATCGCCAGAATACCTCTCCTGTTATTCGCAAAGGCGCGCTTTAGAGACCACTTGGTCGGCGTTCTTCGCGCGATCAGCGCGTCCGGGCGGCACGTTCCCCCGGCCCTGCCTAAGTACGAGCAAATCCAATGAGAGTCCATTGCGATGGTTACGTGCGCACCGGGACCGGCATCGGCGTCGTACAACGCAAGCTCTACCCCTTCCTCGAGAGCTTCGGGGTGGAGCTCTCTATCGGGGAATCCCGTGATCGCGGTGATGGAGCACTCCGCCGGGCACTTGGTCTCATCATTGGGCTGTTACGGCGCCCCCAGGAAGGAGAGGTCTTCCTGTCACTAGTGCCGCCATTCCCACTCCAATTGACATCACCTGCAGTGACAATTGTTCACGACTTACGATGGATGCGAACTCGCGATGGAGTCTCCAGGGCCTACCGAGCGTGGGACCTGCGGCGCGCTGTGCGGCGGTCCGATCGAATCATCTGCATTAGCGAACGCACACTTCACGACCTCGTCGCCTTCGCTCCGGAATCAAGAACAAAGGCTACGGTCGCATGGGAGGGTCCTGGAATCGTTACGGAGCAAGTTTTCTCCGAGAACATCCCCGGTCGCGTGCTGCTCATTGGCGGCGGCGCACACAAGCGCAACGAACTGGCCGCGCGCGTGCTGGCGCGCCGCCCGGCATGGTGCAAGTCGGTTGTGGGGGTCGGGCTATCTCCACAAGCTCGCACACTTCTCGATGACGCATACCCGGGGGCAACAGAATGGGTGGTGCGGCCAACGGACGAGCAACTAATCGACTTGTACCGTAGTGCAGAGTTCTTCCTCTTCCTTGGCACCGAGGAAGGATTTGGACTGCCATACATCGAAGCCTTGAGTTCGGGGTGCATAGTAATCGCGGTCGACCAACCGCTTACAAGGGAGCTGCTCGGCGAAGCGGCAGTTCTGGTGATCGACGGAGACGCCCGCGATATTGAAAGCCAACTCAAACACCGGGCATGGCCACCCTTGATGGAGCGACGGAAACTGGCGGCGAGATTCAGTTGGCGCGCTTTCGCCGAGCACGTGCGGGATGAACTGGAGGCCACCACCCGATGAGATTGTCTCGTTCCGAACTGCGTCGGCTGTTCCGGTCGAAGCTCGATCCTCTAGTGATTGGCAGATGGAGCCTTAAGGCGTGGCGAATGTACGCCTTACGTCATCGCTGTCATCTCGGGCCGGAAGTCAGCATTGGGCCACTGTCGTCGCTCACATTCGACGACCTTTATGTTGGCGAAGGTTCCACAATCGGCAGCGAATGCGAGATCGACGCCTACTCAGGAATCGAGATCGGCTCCAACGCCACCATCGGCGATCGGGTGCGCTTGCTTTCTCGTATTGACCTTGATT encodes:
- a CDS encoding CPBP family intramembrane glutamic endopeptidase, giving the protein MADVQRHPPRRKSHYRDPLGALTVASVVYLISLLVALLAVPRIIALSLPVALLQAIVFLALWAPLVIGVYWAGRRYGDGDARTDVGLRIRLIDLGIGLLVGLVLRFGVEAIAPSSPGATLDGTTAALPEVPLLVVIIVGTGLAAPFVEELFFRGLLQRSVSGLVPGRRPARVIVSVLVSTPLFVLLHLATSAPTLWGTVAIVTGISGLVFGLLAALTRRLGPGIVAHVVFNGVGLAILYVR
- a CDS encoding DUF4012 domain-containing protein, whose translation is MQPELAEANDAMSAAATSAAGIDVDTTIGPVRDSVEKLLGLIDEATSSVDSLYRTSHLLPIMLGEDGPRSTLVLVQNNAELRAAGGVSGALALITASGGKVDLAGQASSRDFGAHFDSPVLPLDDPTRSLFGDIAGEYIQDVNLTPWFDTTGQLAQAMWQQRIGGTIDAVVAVDPVLLSYLLEATGPVQVGEVLLTSENAVAVLLSETYARYPDPADQDAFFAAAAQAVFSAVTGPDVEPKALVEALVRGGEERRIRIWNAREEDQQYVAGTTLSGILPSDNSDGPELGVYLNDGTGAKMNYYTDLEVDVAGGVCRADGIPTYRATVTFTNNAPADAATSLPDYVTGGGDFGIEPGKVKTLIAIYGPVGAIVQGATLDGEEAIGTGAIDRGRPVFQVSTLLAPGESATYTVEFAGVAGEKGPLTVDVTPTLNQTETRHRSLVC
- a CDS encoding glycosyltransferase, which gives rise to MRLPDLARASEIGARFGTRASIAFVVNTDRFFLTHRASWARAISAAGGSVTVIAADTGFADRIRELGFEFIPVEMGRESVSPLRASQVAWRLFQTLNKGAYDTVFLVATAAYTLGWFASLTMPSTRFIRVITGAGRALDGRSTLASLIVGSQLRFSARRRNVYSIFQLEQDLDRFLTRKMAVEPRSSVIPGTGIDTRLWNPAPAQRDPSRPQILFASRLFAEKGIGTYLAVARALADKAEFLVAGAPDLGVSTSVRPEDIAEWTGVVTYLGQSDDMLGLLQSADVLLFPSTHPEGTPRVLIEAAACGVAIVANDQPGSRAVVGDSAIFIDGVDEDDWIRATHEVLEHRELRHSLGRSARQYVVEHFDLAQTLTSVLEIAGVPLARKAPQ
- a CDS encoding glycosyltransferase family 2 protein, translated to MSTLAVIPTLVAPDGLRGLVRSLEASGAKVRVVANSARAATRLLEWQVPHMDLQLNLGFGGSVRAVVAEENDWDSLIIANDDLVVEESRFSSSMTALSRNSGVRYLCPEPPRALPGLIEVFLNLSLLGRLLGRLGARRPVTGMQYRSFSMVEISRSCWDDVGGLDPDIPFTFEDADFIRRATQLGYAAVASPDLAIAHRHSEASAQYIREVLPVSAWSAVAYLDKWRGKSSANLLTVRAALIARIPLLLFAKARFRDHLVGVLRAISASGRHVPPALPKYEQIQ
- a CDS encoding glycosyltransferase; this encodes MLLIGGGAHKRNELAARVLARRPAWCKSVVGVGLSPQARTLLDDAYPGATEWVVRPTDEQLIDLYRSAEFFLFLGTEEGFGLPYIEALSSGCIVIAVDQPLTRELLGEAAVLVIDGDARDIESQLKHRAWPPLMERRKLAARFSWRAFAEHVRDELEATTR
- a CDS encoding acyltransferase translates to MYALRHRCHLGPEVSIGPLSSLTFDDLYVGEGSTIGSECEIDAYSGIEIGSNATIGDRVRLLSRIDLDSTTTWASGIVIGDNAVVPDGSVILPGDRISGQPGKLSAP